The Aureispira anguillae genome contains a region encoding:
- a CDS encoding CHAT domain-containing protein: MRLVILFFLNVLPLVSIAQLTENLSFSTLDSLINSCYSKGNFKQAIVYMEQAQTQARAALGEQDSVYATYTDGLGFFNYMAGQYQKAEQLYLEAIDIKKKIFGAKNPKTAFAWDNLALLYVKIEKFEQAETIYKRTKKIYLDAYGAQHEEYAGSLNNLAALYERSRKYEAAEQYYLQAGKIWRATLGEQHPRYALWLNNLAVVYRRMRKFEEAEPLYLQALAIREQVFGVQHRIYARSLGSIAQLYKDMGNYDRAEYYYLKAQSITEQTIGVEHPRYAVILNNLAILYKEKKEYQKALLLLQKSLAINEKFYGKSSLKYGGALNNLAALYTKMQEYQKAEELYWKVKKLWKKILSKEDPLHGLVWYNLAHLYLQQERLDTAFAYAMTGIAQNSTNFKAIFPSAFRTSNKAVTPYQPQFYQPISPLDDLLKLVNLEFKQLVEANQMIRKLIEITKKKLDKAPNQAEWKQYFILIKVGMMVNEKIRNQFAGKQNKLRILDQNTWLVREGIAAAIALNRTEITREAFAFSEQNKSILLADAIKGNRAKIMGDLPDSLVFRELDLQTQKTELKKAYYEAKTTVEKDQLLVAENLLNQKIDAFLKKIKKDYPRYHQLKYKNITAQATEVQALLTDKSILLEYFITDTVTYLFVVSKDSIRLLPISVSKTKLKQNIKQFHDALSNYNRLVKQEEEAYALYTQQAYWFYKTLIAEALEGTDSDQLIIVADGELGHLPFEAFLSKDVCQQKRLYKDLPYLLNDYSICYNYSATLWKENLHQEVPINNHQILACAAAYPKQYIVDSTLLQRRSINSLNWRKGLSPLPAAQKEVKHLSKEFQGKFIQGMACNEACFKQESGKYGVIHLAMHGILHPRVPMLSSLAFTENKDSLEDNFLQAYEIARLNLNADLVVLSACETGYGEFKQGEGIISLARSFMYAGTPSLVVSLWQVNDHSTSVIMTYFYNYLAEGMPKDQALRQAKLDYIAMTTTWAAHPAFWSPFIQLGDNRPIQLTQPLDWFPWLIGVGIFFLVLVFVLKRKKVAFEK, encoded by the coding sequence ATGAGACTTGTTATATTATTTTTTTTGAATGTATTGCCCCTCGTAAGTATTGCCCAACTTACCGAAAACTTATCTTTTTCAACGCTGGATAGCCTTATTAATTCCTGTTATTCAAAAGGAAATTTTAAGCAGGCAATTGTCTATATGGAACAAGCGCAAACTCAGGCTAGAGCGGCGTTGGGAGAGCAAGATTCTGTATATGCGACCTATACGGATGGCTTGGGATTTTTTAACTATATGGCTGGTCAATATCAAAAGGCAGAGCAACTTTATCTTGAAGCCATTGATATTAAGAAAAAAATATTTGGAGCAAAGAACCCCAAAACAGCCTTTGCTTGGGATAATTTAGCCTTGCTGTATGTCAAAATAGAAAAATTTGAACAAGCAGAAACCATTTACAAAAGAACCAAAAAAATCTATTTGGACGCTTATGGTGCACAACATGAGGAGTATGCAGGCTCGCTGAATAATTTGGCCGCTTTATATGAGCGAAGTAGAAAATATGAAGCAGCCGAGCAGTATTATTTGCAGGCAGGGAAAATTTGGCGAGCAACCTTGGGCGAGCAACACCCTCGCTATGCTTTGTGGCTAAATAATTTAGCAGTAGTTTATCGGCGCATGAGGAAATTTGAAGAAGCAGAGCCTTTATACTTACAAGCCTTGGCTATTAGAGAACAGGTATTTGGAGTGCAACATCGAATTTATGCACGGTCTTTGGGCAGCATTGCTCAATTGTACAAAGATATGGGGAATTATGATCGTGCAGAATATTATTATTTGAAAGCCCAATCAATAACAGAACAAACCATTGGAGTTGAACATCCCAGATATGCGGTCATTTTAAATAATTTAGCCATTCTTTATAAAGAAAAAAAAGAGTATCAAAAGGCGCTACTATTACTTCAAAAAAGCTTGGCAATCAATGAAAAATTTTATGGAAAATCCAGCCTTAAGTATGGTGGTGCGTTGAATAATTTAGCTGCGTTGTACACAAAAATGCAGGAGTATCAAAAGGCAGAGGAGCTTTATTGGAAAGTAAAAAAATTGTGGAAAAAAATATTGTCTAAGGAAGATCCTCTGCATGGATTAGTATGGTATAATTTAGCTCATTTATATTTACAGCAGGAGCGTTTAGATACTGCTTTTGCTTATGCTATGACTGGGATTGCTCAAAATAGTACCAACTTTAAAGCGATTTTTCCTTCGGCTTTTAGAACGAGTAACAAAGCAGTTACGCCTTATCAACCCCAATTTTATCAGCCGATTAGCCCTTTGGATGATTTATTGAAGCTCGTGAATCTAGAATTTAAGCAACTTGTAGAGGCAAATCAGATGATTCGGAAGTTGATAGAAATTACCAAAAAAAAGCTGGATAAGGCTCCTAATCAAGCAGAATGGAAGCAATATTTTATCCTAATAAAGGTAGGGATGATGGTGAATGAAAAAATTAGGAATCAATTTGCTGGCAAGCAGAATAAACTTAGAATCTTAGATCAAAATACATGGTTGGTGCGTGAAGGCATCGCAGCAGCTATCGCATTGAATAGAACCGAAATTACCCGTGAGGCATTTGCTTTTTCAGAACAAAACAAATCTATTTTACTGGCGGATGCAATTAAAGGTAATCGAGCTAAAATAATGGGAGATTTACCCGATAGTTTGGTGTTTAGGGAGTTGGATTTGCAAACCCAAAAAACAGAACTAAAGAAGGCTTATTATGAAGCGAAAACGACTGTAGAGAAAGATCAATTGCTTGTTGCTGAAAATCTATTAAATCAAAAAATTGATGCTTTTCTAAAAAAGATAAAAAAGGATTACCCACGCTATCATCAGTTAAAATATAAAAATATTACTGCTCAGGCTACAGAGGTGCAAGCCTTGTTAACAGATAAAAGCATCTTGCTAGAATATTTTATTACCGATACGGTTACTTATTTATTTGTGGTTAGTAAGGATTCTATTCGTTTGTTACCAATTTCGGTTTCAAAAACAAAGCTTAAGCAGAATATTAAACAATTTCACGATGCCCTGAGTAATTATAACAGGCTTGTTAAGCAGGAAGAAGAAGCTTATGCATTGTATACTCAGCAAGCCTATTGGTTTTACAAAACACTGATAGCAGAAGCATTAGAAGGGACTGATTCCGATCAATTAATCATTGTTGCAGACGGCGAACTAGGGCATTTACCATTTGAGGCCTTTTTAAGCAAAGATGTCTGCCAGCAAAAACGTTTGTATAAAGACTTACCTTATTTGCTCAATGATTATTCTATTTGTTATAATTACTCTGCAACGCTATGGAAGGAAAATTTACATCAGGAAGTACCAATTAATAATCATCAAATTTTAGCCTGTGCAGCGGCTTATCCTAAGCAATATATCGTAGATTCTACTTTGTTGCAAAGACGATCCATCAATAGCCTAAATTGGAGAAAAGGCTTAAGCCCTTTGCCTGCTGCTCAAAAAGAAGTGAAACATCTGTCCAAGGAATTTCAAGGTAAATTTATCCAAGGAATGGCTTGCAATGAAGCCTGTTTTAAGCAAGAATCAGGGAAGTATGGTGTCATTCATTTGGCAATGCATGGCATTCTACACCCACGGGTACCCATGCTTTCTAGCTTGGCATTTACAGAAAATAAGGACAGCCTAGAGGATAATTTTTTGCAAGCTTATGAGATTGCTAGGTTAAATTTAAATGCTGACTTAGTGGTTTTGTCAGCCTGTGAAACGGGCTATGGAGAATTCAAGCAAGGGGAAGGAATTATCTCTTTGGCTCGATCGTTTATGTATGCAGGTACGCCTTCTTTAGTGGTTTCGTTATGGCAAGTCAATGACCATTCTACCTCGGTTATTATGACTTATTTTTACAATTATTTAGCAGAGGGAATGCCCAAAGATCAAGCGTTGCGTCAAGCCAAACTTGACTATATAGCAATGACGACGACTTGGGCGGCCCATCCAGCGTTTTGGTCGCCTTTTATCCAATTGGGTGATAATAGACCTATTCAATTAACACAACCATTGGATTGGTTTCCATGGCTGATAGGAGTAGGAATATTCTTTCTTGTTTTGGTCTTTGTTCTAAAGAGAAAAAAAGTAGCCTTTGAAAAATAG
- the sigZ gene encoding RNA polymerase sigma factor SigZ: protein MATEKIWRAFQQQLLGFIKKQVNNPVDAEDILQEIFIKIHLHAANLTHKDKLSSWVYRITRNTIVDFYRKQKKTNTVELLELSLANEEEEKQLVCTKCLLPMVYELPPKYKDAFIQTEIEGLSQKQYAEQNGLSYSGAKSRVQRAKNKLQALFVSCCGIVTDPYGNVIEGNCSCDEEGEAKGD from the coding sequence AGCAACAGTTGTTGGGATTTATAAAAAAACAAGTTAATAACCCTGTGGATGCAGAAGATATTTTGCAGGAAATTTTTATTAAAATACACCTTCATGCCGCCAATTTGACCCATAAAGACAAATTATCAAGTTGGGTTTATCGAATCACTCGAAATACAATTGTGGATTTTTATAGAAAGCAAAAAAAGACCAATACCGTAGAATTACTGGAGTTGAGTTTGGCTAATGAAGAGGAAGAAAAGCAGTTGGTTTGTACCAAATGTCTATTGCCAATGGTTTATGAACTTCCTCCAAAGTATAAGGATGCATTTATTCAAACGGAGATCGAAGGGCTTTCTCAAAAACAGTATGCAGAACAAAATGGTCTTTCTTACTCTGGGGCTAAGTCGAGGGTTCAACGGGCTAAAAATAAATTACAAGCACTCTTTGTCAGTTGTTGTGGGATTGTAACCGATCCTTATGGTAATGTTATAGAGGGGAACTGTTCTTGCGATGAAGAAGGAGAAGCAAAAGGCGACTAA